In the Diprion similis isolate iyDipSimi1 chromosome 2, iyDipSimi1.1, whole genome shotgun sequence genome, one interval contains:
- the LOC124416320 gene encoding glycine-rich cell wall structural protein-like: protein MGIGWCFGGPGPPPPPPMMGPGFMGPHFGHPGFGGPGGGFGGPGGGFGGPGGGFGGPGGGFGGDMGGGGFGGGGGGFGGGGGGGGGGGGF, encoded by the exons ATGGGAATAGGTTGGTGCTTCGGTGGTCCAGGACCACCGCCACCCCCGCCGATGATGGGTCCGGGTTTCATGGGCCCTCACTTCGGCCATCCAG GATTCGGGGGTCCGGGTGGAGGTTTCGGGGGACCGGGTGGAGGATTTGGGGGTCCGGGGGGAGGATTTGGAGGTCCTGGTGGAGGATTTGGTGGAGACATGGGAGGCGGTGGATTcgggggtggaggtggagggtTTGGGGGTGGTGGCGGCGGTGgcgggggaggaggaggatttTAG